The sequence CCGGCCAACCCCTCACCGCCAGACAGCTCAGGCGGGGGCCATCGACCACTTGCTATTGCCAACTTCCGCATATCGGCATGTCCGCGCGCCGAGCCGCGGCTACGGGCTGTCACGCCGCATGGTGCCGGGATCATGGTGGATCGCTCTGCCCGTTCATGGTCTTGCTCACCCCTCGACAGAGGGTGGTGGCCTTGGCTGAGGCAAGCCACTCGCGCCGGGCAATGGTCACTGAGGACGGTGGCAGGTGCGTCCCGGTTCGACCACCTGGGAACAGAGCGTGCACCACGGCGCCGGCACGGTCTCGTGGACGGTTGCCCTGAAGACAGTGGGGTTCGCCCCAGCAGCCTGCGCCGGCGTTCGGGCGAAGTACCGCAACGTCCACTCGTCTCGCTCCTGCGGCCACCCGATCAGCCTGGCCTGGAGGGCGATGCCCGCGGTTTCGTCGAGCCACCAGAGTTCGGTCGGGCCGGTCGCCTCGGGCACAGGTTGCGGCAGATGCCGTTCGGCCACCACCGGCATGACGTCACGCGACGTATAGCAGGTGAAGGTCCGGTGCCACCAGCCGCTGACCGCAACGAGCAGTGCGTGACTCTCCAAACGCTGGTCGACGGAGCGGTCGACCACGCGGTAGAACCAGTTGCCGGGTCTCATCGCGGTCCGGCCATCTGCGAGAACATCGACGGCCCAGGTTCGGTCGCCGTCCAGGATGCCGGTGAAGGCCGGCCCGAGCGGGCTGCGGTGAGCTGCCGGGTCACCATCGAGGCCGTAGTTCGTACCGTTGGAGCCAACAACCGGGTACCACAGGCCGCCGTAGCGCTCCTCGAACCTGATCATCGCCTCGACCAACTCGCAGGGTGCCGGCTCGGTTCGGTCATCCAAGCGGAGAACGGCCATCGAGCGGATCTGGGTGGCGGTCATGCGGGGCATTCGGCGGGACCGTTGCGCGAGGAAAGCCCGGGCACGGCCGGACAGGCTCACATCGTCGAGAACATATACCCGACAGGCTACCAGCAGCGACTGAACGTATCCGTGAATCGTGAGGCCAGGCACCGACAGGACGACCGCCTACGCCAATCGCCCGCGCTCGGTTTATGGCCGTTGGCCTGCTGCAAACTCCGACCGATGACGCACTCAACTCGGCACGACCGTACTTGGGGAGGTGCGGGGCGCCGTCAGTGATGTACACGCAGAGTGACACGGTCAGCCCGCCGACGAGCCCGGTCGGCGGCAGATGCGGATGGCTGTGCGCGCGGCAGATCCTACTTCCGTCATTGGACTCAGATCCACGTCCAAGGACGGATCGCTTTCCACACGCGTCCGCGCCAACGTGCACGTTGCGGATGGAGGAAGAATTCTATGTCCTCCAGGGCGTTGGCGGCGGTACCGCTGATGTGTGGAACCGACCGGGCTCGGTGCAGCGCGGTGACTACTCGGCGTTCGTCCAGCTGGCGATAGACCCTTGCCAGATGTCCCAGACATGTTGCGGCAAGGGCGCTGACTTGGCGGTCGTCGTGCTTAAGCAGCTGGAGATGCAGTTCCTGCAGCTCTTTCCAGTCTCCGTCGCCGTACAGTGCGGTGCCGACCGTGGCATCCAGTGCTACAGGAATGTCGCCGCGATCGAGCGCTGCGCGTACCTCGGCCGGCGTCGCTGACGGCGGGTTGTGGAAGACATGATGCTCGTGGCGCACAGTCACATCCTTGCTCACGCGAGTCGGTCAGTAACCCCTAGATCACGGCGAAAGAGCACATTTATTTACTGATCTTGAGATCGCAGCGCGGTACGGCTATGCTGTCCGGCTGCCCTAGCAGCGGCCAGCAGACGACATAAGGAGTAGCCGCCGATGAGCCAGGGCTTGCGCGACGACCCGCGCGACGAAACGCCGCTACAGCCCGTATACCCTTCAATCCACCGGGCGCCTCCGTCGTCCTCTACGAAGGGCCGATCGCCGGTCTCGCCGATGACGAGCGGCTCGGTCGTATCGAGCTGGACTGTGGACCGAGAGTCGGTGTGCGCTGGCGAGCCGAACTACAACCAGAAGACCACCGCCTCGAGCTCGGCAAGGCGTCACTCACGGTACAACGGGCTGGACGGGATTGGACGATCGACGCTCACGAGCGCAGCAGCGGCGAAGGCTGGATCAACGTGGCCGCGTTCCTGCGGCCGAACGTCCGTCTGCAGCGAGTCCTGGTCCAGTGGATGAACCTGCCGAACATCATCGGGCCGATCGGCCTGTTCGTCTCCAGCGGCGACACCAAGCGCTGGTGGCTGGGGCGTTGGCGGGCCGACATCGATGGCTGGCGCCTGACGTTGGACGCGCGCCCCGACTACACCGAAGCCTTAGATCACGCACACGAGACGCATCTCTACGTGTTCACCCACGTGATGGAAATCCGCAGGACCGATGACAGCCATTTCGACGTCGATGCCGTCATGCGGCTCCTGGACTGCCTGCGGGTGACATTCTCGTTCGCCTTCGGCCGCTGGGTGGCCCCTGTCCTACCGGTCGGGTACGACCCCGCCGGGAAAGTGGCCTGGGAGATGTGGACCTCTCCGATCTGTGATCCGGCCAGGTCCATCGGTTCACCGTGCCTTTACCGGGGACGGCCGAACGACCCTGACCGAACTCGTCCGGTGCGCCGTCCCCGCGTTCAACGACACCGCCAAGCCGGGCAACACGCGCTTCCAGATGTCCCTTGCCATTCAGGCCGTAGAGGCCGGTTACGTCGAGCAGCGCATCCTGGCTGCGGCGCCAGCCCTGGAACACCTTGCCTGGACCGAACTCGTCCTGAACAACCGATGGACCCGCAAGGACTACGAAGACCGTTACGCCGAAGACCGGCTCCGGTATCTCCTTCAACTGGCCAACATCCCCACCGACATCGACCCGACTGCGCTGCCCGCCCTGGCCAAGTTCGCTCAGGCGAACCGACTCGACGGACCGACCGCCGTCACTCGGATGCGCAACCGCTTGATCCACCCGCAGACACCTCAGGACCAGATCTACAGGCACGATGGGATCGTCGAAGACACCTGGCAGCTCTACCGCCGCTACGCCACGCTGCTGTTGCTGCACTCCATCGGCTACCACGGTGAATACATCGACCCGGTTCGAAATATCGGATGGGTGGGCAACACCGTGCCGGTTCCATGGGGCACCGCTACCCCAATCCCGACACCAGCGATGCCGCCAGCGAAGAGCACCTTCCGACGGTCAAACCGGCGGACGGCAAGGTAACCGCGATCCAAGTGCCTCTGAAGAGACACCGGTCAGCGGCAGAAGCGTGCAGTCGGAGTCAGTAATGATGAGGCGTCCGTTCGGAGGGTGATGATGGGGCAACCGACACTGTTCCTGACCGTGGGGCTCCCCTGCACTGGGAAGACCACGGCCGCTCGGCGCATCGAGATCGAGCAGGAAGCGCTTCGCCTTACGAAGGACGAATGGGTGAAGGCTCTCTACGGGCGCGAGAACCCGCCATCGGCCGGGGACGTGATCGAGGGACGGCTCCTCCAGATCGGGCTGCGCGCCCTCGACCTCGGCAACAACGTCGTGATCGACTTCGGCCTCTGGGACCGGAACGAGCGCTCCGCGCTACGCCAGGCAGCAGCAGACCTCGGTGCGGCGGTGGAGATGCGCTACTTCGAACTCACCCTCACGGAGCAGCGGAGACGACGCGACCAGCGTCAAGCCGCAGCGCCACACACCACGTGGCCCATGTCCGATCAGGAACTCACCGAGTGGGCTGACCGCTTCGATATCCCCGCGCCAGGTGAACTCGACGGCAGTGAACCCGTTGACGGCCCACCGGCCGGGTTCACGACATGGGACGAGTGGCGCAGGCATCGCTGGCCGCCATCAGTCTGCTGAGGCCTGCTCGTCACACGCGCCACCGCCCCCGTCCACCGGCAGGATCCAATCCGGGCAACTGATCTTCGTCACGAAGTGCGAACCGCGCCACACGCGGCAGATCCGTGCGTTGCTGGAAGCCGCCTGCGCTGACCCTCATCGCGATAGTCGGCCTTGCGCGCTGCGGCGGCGTCTGCCCGGTTCGGGGCGATTGCATGTCCCGGGTTCGTTGGGCGTTACGGCTTGGGGGCTTGTGCCAGGTACGTG is a genomic window of Micromonospora tarapacensis containing:
- a CDS encoding ATP-binding protein, which codes for MMGQPTLFLTVGLPCTGKTTAARRIEIEQEALRLTKDEWVKALYGRENPPSAGDVIEGRLLQIGLRALDLGNNVVIDFGLWDRNERSALRQAAADLGAAVEMRYFELTLTEQRRRRDQRQAAAPHTTWPMSDQELTEWADRFDIPAPGELDGSEPVDGPPAGFTTWDEWRRHRWPPSVC